Proteins encoded by one window of Companilactobacillus ginsenosidimutans:
- a CDS encoding YihY/virulence factor BrkB family protein: MKEQTHKETPLFKQDISKWQKFMGLVKNIGSALGDSNVSLASKAITYYILLALFPTVIIIGNLIPLLHLNKPTVVEYIEFILPKDLHNYMMPTIVKVLSDSNKGVLSIGIILAVWAISRGINITQMTMNQAYGFDVDSLYANTTFFNFIIRRSLAFVITFVMLVAGVAVVGIFTFGQAIMRWLLPTIGLDPGFLNEFSRWKWPIAIAIMMLVVFTLFYFLPNVRLKIHYVLLGTVISSIGILLLSQLFTYYLDYFGTAWNNYGTIGAIIIFLLWMNMTVTIFIFGNAVNVGFAESSKGPFLHKKTSKLTNYLKSREKEEE; this comes from the coding sequence ATGAAAGAACAAACACATAAAGAGACGCCACTATTCAAACAAGATATTTCTAAATGGCAAAAATTTATGGGATTGGTCAAGAATATAGGAAGTGCACTGGGTGACTCGAATGTTTCGCTGGCATCTAAGGCGATTACCTACTATATTTTGTTGGCCTTATTTCCGACGGTCATTATTATTGGAAATTTGATACCGTTACTACATTTGAATAAGCCGACTGTGGTTGAATACATCGAATTCATTTTGCCAAAGGATTTACATAATTATATGATGCCAACTATTGTCAAAGTATTGTCTGACTCAAATAAAGGTGTACTTTCAATTGGTATTATTTTGGCGGTCTGGGCAATTTCTCGAGGTATTAATATAACGCAAATGACCATGAATCAAGCCTATGGCTTTGATGTCGATAGTTTGTATGCTAATACGACTTTCTTTAATTTTATAATTCGAAGAAGTCTAGCGTTTGTGATCACATTTGTTATGTTAGTCGCCGGAGTCGCCGTAGTGGGCATATTTACCTTCGGTCAAGCAATTATGAGGTGGTTATTGCCAACGATTGGGTTAGATCCGGGCTTTTTAAACGAGTTCTCACGGTGGAAATGGCCTATTGCAATTGCTATAATGATGTTGGTCGTCTTCACTTTATTCTATTTTTTACCTAATGTACGTTTGAAAATTCATTATGTATTACTTGGTACAGTCATTTCTTCAATAGGAATCTTGCTATTGTCACAATTGTTTACATATTATTTGGATTATTTCGGGACGGCCTGGAATAACTATGGAACCATTGGGGCAATTATTATTTTCCTATTATGGATGAACATGACGGTAACAATTTTTATATTTGGGAATGCGGTTAACGTAGGTTTCGCTGAGTCCAGTAAAGGACCTTTCCTACATAAAAAAACAAGTAAGCTAACCAATTATTTAAAGTCACGTGAAAAGGAAGAAGAATAA
- the galU gene encoding UTP--glucose-1-phosphate uridylyltransferase GalU: protein MKVRKAIIPAAGLGTRFLPATKALAKEMLPIVDKPTIQFIVEEAKASGIEDILIITGKNKRSIEDHFDSVPELEQNLASKNKMELLKVVQDTTDLGVNLYYSRQSHPNGLGDAIAQARSFIADEPFVVMLGDDLMSDKVPLTKQLIEDFEETHASTLAVMQVPKKEVSKYGVIDPEGQQRPGLYNVKRFVEKPKVEDAPSNLAIIGRYLLTPEIFDLLDTQKPGAGKEIQLTDAIDRMNKTQRVFAHEFKGARFDVGNKFGYVKTNIEYGLTHPEVKDELKSYIIDLAKKLQADDKKTTK, encoded by the coding sequence ATGAAAGTAAGAAAAGCTATAATCCCTGCAGCAGGTTTGGGAACAAGATTTTTACCAGCTACAAAGGCTCTTGCAAAGGAAATGTTACCAATTGTTGATAAACCAACAATTCAATTCATTGTCGAAGAAGCAAAAGCATCAGGTATCGAAGATATTCTGATCATTACTGGTAAAAACAAACGTTCAATTGAAGATCATTTTGACTCAGTGCCAGAATTGGAACAAAATTTGGCATCGAAAAACAAAATGGAATTATTGAAGGTTGTTCAAGATACTACTGATTTGGGTGTTAACTTGTATTACAGCCGTCAGTCACATCCAAATGGCTTAGGTGATGCAATTGCCCAAGCACGTTCATTTATTGCTGACGAACCATTTGTTGTTATGCTAGGTGACGATTTAATGTCAGATAAGGTTCCTCTGACAAAACAATTAATCGAAGATTTTGAAGAAACACACGCTTCAACGCTTGCAGTAATGCAAGTTCCTAAGAAAGAAGTTTCAAAATATGGTGTAATTGATCCAGAAGGTCAACAACGTCCTGGACTATACAACGTTAAACGATTTGTTGAAAAGCCTAAGGTTGAAGATGCTCCAAGTAACTTGGCAATTATTGGACGTTACTTACTGACACCTGAGATTTTTGACTTATTGGACACTCAAAAGCCTGGTGCAGGTAAAGAAATTCAACTTACTGACGCCATCGATCGCATGAACAAAACACAAAGGGTTTTTGCCCATGAATTCAAAGGTGCTCGTTTTGATGTTGGTAATAAATTTGGATATGTTAAAACAAACATTGAATATGGATTGACTCACCCAGAAGTTAAGGATGAATTGAAATCTTACATTATTGATTTAGCAAAGAAGTTACAAGCTGACGATAAGAAAACTACTAAATAA
- a CDS encoding thiolase family protein, with the protein MDSVVIIDAKRTAIGKFRGQFANVSSVELGTELVKQLLTNNKINPEDVDQFIFGNVYQSGMGQNVARQIGINVGGSAKSTAMTVNQVCGSGMKAVHDATNALLLEDADIIVCGGVESMSNAPFYSKRVGKLEVSDEQGDTLFRDGLVDAFGNYPMGITAENVAKRYNVTRQMQDEFSLQSQKKAFAATDKIADEILPIEVDGKQVVTDQSIRGESTLETMSNLKPAFEENGTVTAGNSSPLNDGAAAMILMRKKTAEKLGLSYIAELKGYVEAGIDPSIMGYAPYYAINKYYDKYNITQDQIDYFEINEAFAAQSVAVARDLKIPDDKLNVFGGAIAIGHPLGATGARLIVSLINILQKENKKSGIASLCIGGGMGMALGLELS; encoded by the coding sequence ATGGATTCAGTCGTTATTATAGATGCCAAGAGAACTGCTATTGGCAAATTCCGCGGTCAGTTCGCAAATGTCTCATCAGTCGAACTCGGCACAGAACTAGTAAAGCAGTTATTGACTAATAACAAAATCAATCCAGAAGATGTCGATCAATTCATTTTTGGAAACGTTTATCAATCCGGAATGGGACAAAATGTCGCCAGACAAATTGGTATAAACGTTGGTGGTAGTGCAAAGTCAACCGCCATGACAGTCAATCAAGTATGTGGTTCAGGTATGAAAGCTGTGCACGACGCAACAAATGCCTTACTGCTAGAAGATGCCGATATCATCGTTTGTGGTGGTGTTGAAAGCATGTCAAACGCACCTTTTTACTCAAAACGTGTCGGCAAGTTAGAAGTTTCCGATGAACAAGGTGATACATTATTTCGAGACGGATTAGTTGATGCCTTTGGAAATTATCCAATGGGAATCACCGCCGAAAATGTTGCCAAACGATACAACGTAACTCGCCAAATGCAAGACGAGTTTTCTTTGCAGTCTCAGAAGAAAGCCTTCGCAGCGACTGACAAAATTGCCGATGAGATCTTGCCAATTGAAGTTGATGGTAAGCAAGTTGTCACCGACCAATCAATTCGTGGCGAATCAACACTCGAAACAATGTCAAATCTCAAACCAGCTTTTGAAGAAAACGGAACAGTTACCGCCGGCAATTCCTCACCTCTAAATGACGGTGCAGCAGCGATGATTTTAATGCGTAAGAAGACTGCTGAAAAATTAGGCTTGTCGTATATTGCCGAATTGAAAGGCTACGTCGAAGCTGGTATTGATCCAAGTATCATGGGTTATGCTCCATATTATGCCATCAACAAATATTATGATAAGTACAATATCACTCAAGACCAAATTGATTATTTCGAAATCAATGAAGCTTTTGCCGCCCAGTCAGTAGCAGTGGCTCGTGACTTGAAGATACCTGATGATAAGTTGAATGTGTTTGGTGGAGCCATTGCAATCGGTCATCCATTAGGTGCAACAGGCGCACGTCTTATAGTTTCACTAATAAACATTTTGCAAAAAGAAAATAAGAAATCCGGTATTGCTTCACTCTGCATTGGTGGAGGAATGGGGATGGCGTTAGGACTCGAATTATCATGA
- a CDS encoding hydroxymethylglutaryl-CoA reductase, degradative, protein MKLYEMNNDQRIDYLVEHGNLNAEQADFLRAGDPLSLDLANSLSENQIGIFGLPYGFATDFLVNGKEYSVPMSIEEPSVIAAASNGAQRVKRNGGFTVETSQHIMYGQIVLENAGSDELDILTENSKLIKDLAISARPSLKRHGGGIYELSSSIIGDNVEIDLGVATGDAMGANIVNSMLEAISPKISELTGKDILCAILSNDGEHQVVKVKAEINFDDLKTKDMSGADVASRIVKLTKFAQLSKMRAVTHNKGIMNGVDAVLIATGNDFRAEEAAAHSYFADRREYKPFSDWNTVDNKLVGTLEMPVEIGTVGGAIKALPMAQISLAIMNINSSQELQAVIGSVGLANNLSALRALVTTGIQAGHMSLQSKSLAVSAGAKGEEISIISKQLNESKEYTLENATELLKKLRNN, encoded by the coding sequence ATGAAATTATACGAGATGAATAACGATCAACGAATCGATTATTTAGTTGAACACGGAAATTTGAATGCTGAGCAAGCTGATTTTTTGCGTGCTGGCGACCCGTTGAGTTTAGACTTGGCGAATAGTTTGAGTGAAAATCAGATTGGCATATTTGGATTGCCTTATGGCTTTGCAACTGACTTTTTAGTTAATGGCAAAGAATATTCGGTTCCAATGTCAATCGAGGAGCCATCTGTGATTGCTGCGGCATCAAATGGTGCTCAACGTGTGAAACGTAATGGCGGGTTTACAGTCGAGACGAGTCAACACATTATGTATGGTCAAATTGTTTTGGAAAATGCCGGGTCGGATGAACTCGATATTTTGACTGAGAACAGCAAGTTGATCAAGGATTTAGCTATTTCTGCTAGACCAAGTTTGAAACGTCATGGTGGCGGTATTTATGAACTATCAAGTTCTATTATTGGCGACAACGTTGAAATTGATTTAGGTGTTGCTACTGGGGATGCGATGGGTGCAAATATTGTTAATTCGATGCTTGAAGCCATTTCTCCGAAGATTTCAGAATTAACTGGTAAAGATATTTTGTGCGCCATTTTATCTAATGATGGTGAACATCAAGTTGTAAAAGTTAAGGCTGAAATCAATTTTGACGATTTAAAGACTAAGGATATGTCTGGTGCTGATGTCGCTTCAAGGATTGTTAAACTTACAAAGTTTGCACAACTGTCGAAGATGCGTGCAGTGACACATAACAAGGGAATTATGAATGGTGTCGATGCGGTTCTGATTGCCACTGGAAATGATTTCAGAGCTGAAGAGGCTGCTGCTCATAGTTATTTTGCTGACAGACGAGAATATAAGCCATTTAGCGATTGGAATACCGTTGACAACAAGTTAGTCGGAACTTTAGAAATGCCAGTTGAAATTGGGACTGTTGGTGGTGCGATTAAAGCTTTGCCAATGGCACAAATTAGTTTAGCGATAATGAATATTAATAGTAGCCAAGAACTTCAGGCTGTCATTGGATCAGTTGGATTAGCCAATAATCTTTCCGCTTTGAGAGCTTTAGTTACAACAGGGATTCAAGCTGGTCACATGAGTTTACAAAGTAAGTCATTGGCTGTTTCTGCTGGAGCAAAAGGCGAAGAAATTAGTATCATTTCTAAACAGTTAAATGAATCAAAAGAGTATACACTCGAAAATGCTACCGAACTTCTGAAAAAATTGAGGAATAATTAA
- a CDS encoding hydroxymethylglutaryl-CoA synthase codes for MDIGIERIGFYTPNSYIDIVELAKARGQEPDKFTIGIGQDKQAVPAIYEDAVTMAAESADQILDDSNKKDIGLVIVGTESSVDESKASALFLMDLLDLPENVRAFEIKEACYGATAGLQMAYNFVSTNPGKKALVVASDIARYGINTPGEVTQGAGSVAMLISSTPQILKLENKSAYMSRNVGDFWRPTFSKTAFARGKFSNQIYIEFFETLWKRYQKEFDVTADDFKAMLYHIPYTKMGTKAMRTLEGKISDEKYAQLQAEYKYSIQYGREVGNLYTGSLYLGLLSYLINSAVTPGDELLLFSYGSGAVGELYSAKVCENFKQYIHVKNVQSLLNNRKKISISEYESIFSQSVRDGESVDPSVVTGEFYLSEIKENERLYKTKQ; via the coding sequence ATGGATATTGGAATTGAAAGAATCGGTTTTTATACACCTAATAGTTACATCGATATCGTTGAACTAGCAAAAGCTCGTGGACAAGAACCTGACAAGTTTACAATTGGTATTGGACAAGATAAACAGGCTGTACCAGCAATTTATGAAGATGCAGTCACAATGGCAGCCGAATCTGCAGATCAAATTTTAGACGACAGCAATAAAAAAGACATTGGTCTAGTAATCGTCGGAACTGAAAGTAGTGTCGACGAATCAAAAGCCAGTGCTTTATTTTTGATGGATTTATTAGATTTACCAGAAAATGTACGTGCTTTTGAAATCAAAGAAGCATGTTATGGTGCAACAGCTGGGTTACAGATGGCTTACAATTTTGTATCCACAAACCCCGGTAAAAAAGCCTTAGTAGTAGCCAGTGACATCGCCAGATATGGTATCAACACACCTGGGGAAGTTACGCAAGGTGCAGGTTCCGTAGCTATGTTAATTAGTTCAACCCCACAAATTCTGAAGTTAGAAAATAAATCTGCCTATATGAGTAGAAATGTCGGAGATTTCTGGCGCCCAACTTTTTCTAAAACAGCTTTTGCACGCGGAAAATTCTCAAATCAAATCTACATTGAATTTTTCGAAACACTTTGGAAAAGATACCAAAAAGAATTTGATGTGACTGCCGACGATTTCAAAGCGATGTTGTATCACATTCCATACACGAAGATGGGTACCAAAGCTATGCGTACGTTGGAGGGCAAAATCTCTGACGAAAAATATGCTCAACTTCAAGCAGAATACAAATATAGTATTCAATATGGACGAGAAGTCGGAAATCTATATACGGGTTCATTATATTTAGGATTGTTGTCATATTTGATTAACTCGGCAGTAACACCCGGCGATGAATTGTTACTATTCAGTTATGGATCAGGTGCTGTGGGCGAATTATACAGTGCTAAAGTTTGCGAAAATTTCAAACAATATATTCATGTGAAAAATGTTCAATCTTTGTTAAATAATCGTAAAAAAATAAGTATTTCGGAATATGAAAGTATTTTTTCTCAATCAGTTAGAGATGGAGAAAGTGTTGATCCATCAGTAGTTACAGGGGAGTTCTATCTCAGTGAGATCAAAGAAAACGAGAGATTGTACAAAACTAAACAATAA
- a CDS encoding helix-turn-helix transcriptional regulator, whose product MLHRDNKIRQYHTSSAADLIKETMEFYRITQTDLADRLGVSKKNISDILNRKRFINEVLALRIETVMGISSQLLLNLDVNFKLHLAKKTSENSVPQNKSDKFLKRYDWVTA is encoded by the coding sequence ATGTTACATCGAGATAATAAGATTCGTCAGTACCATACCAGCTCGGCTGCTGACCTCATTAAGGAAACGATGGAATTTTATCGGATTACACAAACTGATCTAGCTGATCGATTAGGGGTTAGTAAAAAAAACATATCAGATATTCTCAATCGCAAACGATTCATTAATGAGGTACTAGCTTTGAGAATTGAAACTGTGATGGGGATTTCTAGTCAGTTATTGTTAAACCTAGATGTGAATTTTAAGTTGCATCTTGCCAAGAAAACCTCTGAAAATTCTGTGCCACAAAATAAATCAGATAAGTTTCTTAAACGATATGATTGGGTAACAGCCTGA
- a CDS encoding SLAP domain-containing protein, producing the protein MKVKQIVTTLITASSLAFVGITASTAVQNAPVQAAATSTVDLNLTIYVNNASGATIFATPNADGKVGATSNSLQNGTAWKTTKAIKVGNTTYYQVGNGQWISSNDISFDAPITSLNKTMYVSANGGSVNLYDSPKSQNYVGHVNDGEGYVVYAQTQDNTGATWYNLGQNSWVRADFMSDEKPAEKISMSATAYDPAVLGSNMGYSGVAANLSKYPKGTQLKITLGDGTVLNRTVNDTGTFAYSNPNQLDIAMPNSQALQFGRQSISVQVVG; encoded by the coding sequence ATGAAAGTTAAACAAATCGTAACTACATTGATTACAGCCTCATCACTTGCATTCGTCGGAATTACTGCTTCAACTGCAGTACAAAACGCTCCAGTACAAGCTGCTGCTACATCAACTGTTGATTTAAATTTAACTATTTACGTTAACAACGCCTCTGGCGCTACAATTTTTGCAACACCTAACGCTGACGGTAAAGTTGGCGCTACATCAAACTCATTACAAAATGGTACCGCATGGAAAACTACTAAGGCTATCAAAGTTGGTAACACAACTTATTACCAAGTTGGTAATGGCCAATGGATCAGTAGCAACGACATCTCATTTGATGCCCCTATTACAAGTTTGAACAAAACTATGTACGTTAGTGCTAACGGTGGTTCAGTTAACTTGTATGACTCACCTAAATCACAAAACTACGTTGGTCATGTAAATGATGGCGAAGGTTATGTGGTTTATGCCCAAACACAAGATAATACTGGTGCTACATGGTACAACTTGGGACAAAATTCATGGGTACGTGCTGACTTCATGTCAGACGAAAAACCTGCTGAAAAGATCTCAATGAGTGCTACTGCATATGATCCAGCTGTTTTAGGTTCAAACATGGGTTATTCAGGTGTTGCTGCTAACCTTTCTAAGTATCCTAAGGGTACTCAACTAAAAATCACTTTAGGTGATGGTACTGTGCTTAACAGAACTGTTAATGATACAGGTACATTCGCATACAGTAATCCTAACCAATTAGATATTGCTATGCCTAACTCACAAGCTCTTCAATTTGGACGTCAAAGTATTTCTGTTCAAGTTGTTGGGTAG
- a CDS encoding nucleoside 2-deoxyribosyltransferase yields MKIYFANGLFSEADRMYNAYIVDKIRKMDSKIEVYLPQENGDINDKTKFADSIKIAEEDNKELLSSDLVVAVLDGEIIDIGVASEIGLAFGKEIPVVGLYTDLRQHGASNPEKLDAVGVIGENPFQYVNTYTIGLIKLNGTVVNNIDALLDQIKHYL; encoded by the coding sequence ATGAAAATATATTTTGCCAATGGATTATTCTCAGAAGCTGATCGTATGTACAATGCCTATATTGTCGACAAAATTCGTAAGATGGATTCGAAGATTGAAGTCTACTTGCCACAAGAAAACGGTGATATCAATGACAAGACAAAATTCGCTGATTCAATCAAAATTGCTGAAGAAGATAACAAAGAACTACTCAGTTCTGATTTAGTTGTGGCAGTTTTAGATGGTGAAATCATCGATATTGGTGTTGCATCTGAAATTGGCTTGGCTTTTGGAAAAGAGATTCCGGTTGTTGGACTTTATACTGACCTTAGACAACACGGCGCATCAAACCCTGAAAAGCTTGATGCTGTTGGCGTTATCGGTGAGAACCCATTCCAATATGTAAATACTTATACTATTGGTTTAATTAAGTTAAATGGAACTGTTGTTAACAACATTGATGCTCTTTTAGACCAAATTAAGCATTATTTATAA
- a CDS encoding multicopper oxidase family protein: MHKKWIINIGTIILFSLVLVFIPHVANASGMGMHGGMMGDNSSNKSNSKSMMSSEPNVLLKEPTISKQKLNLPPILKPDKQTKTDVYYTITAQQGESNFNNGPATKTLGYNGSFLGPVIQISRGQTVHIKEVNDLNENTTFHWHGAIISGKADGGPHEPVKPGDTKNIKFKVQQPAATLWFHPHPNGETAKQVYEGLAGLLYVTDKQSSKLSIPKTYGVDDFPLIVQDRTFDSNNQFNYKKDYNADGTLGKNLLINGTLNPYINVSTNFVRLRLLDGSNARNYNFRLSGNRTMYKIAGDGSLLTKPVAIKKLQLSPGERAEIVVNTSDLKDGTNLKLIAGGMNVLTMKLGERTGNIKHLPKVLKKMSAVKAPTGKVNKEKLVLSGMGNMVNINGKKFDPSRIDIHTKQGEQQVWTIENKKQMMNMIHPFHLHGVQFRILTINGKKPPIAQRGYLDTITLNPGDKYQITFKFEKTGIYMYHCHNLEHEDEGMMGQVKVIK; encoded by the coding sequence ATGCATAAAAAATGGATTATTAATATAGGAACAATAATTTTATTTTCTCTTGTGTTAGTATTCATTCCACACGTTGCTAACGCCTCCGGGATGGGTATGCATGGCGGCATGATGGGAGATAACTCAAGTAACAAATCTAATTCGAAAAGCATGATGTCATCTGAACCTAACGTATTATTGAAAGAACCTACTATTTCAAAACAAAAATTAAATTTGCCACCAATATTAAAACCAGATAAACAGACTAAAACTGATGTTTATTACACGATAACTGCACAACAAGGTGAATCCAATTTTAACAATGGTCCCGCAACAAAGACTTTAGGATACAACGGAAGTTTCCTAGGTCCAGTGATTCAAATCAGTCGCGGACAAACTGTTCATATTAAAGAAGTGAATGATTTAAATGAGAACACCACTTTCCATTGGCATGGAGCAATAATCTCAGGAAAAGCCGACGGAGGTCCGCACGAGCCAGTAAAGCCAGGCGACACTAAGAACATTAAATTCAAGGTTCAACAACCAGCAGCAACGCTTTGGTTCCATCCACACCCAAATGGTGAAACCGCCAAGCAAGTATATGAAGGCTTGGCAGGATTATTGTATGTCACCGACAAACAAAGCAGTAAGTTATCAATTCCAAAGACTTACGGAGTAGACGACTTTCCATTAATCGTCCAAGATCGTACATTTGATTCCAACAATCAATTCAATTACAAAAAGGACTATAACGCTGACGGCACTTTAGGCAAAAATTTGTTGATCAATGGAACTCTAAATCCATATATTAATGTCAGCACAAATTTTGTCAGATTAAGATTATTAGATGGTTCAAATGCCAGAAACTACAACTTCAGATTGTCCGGAAACAGAACCATGTACAAAATTGCCGGTGACGGAAGCTTGTTAACCAAGCCAGTAGCCATCAAGAAGCTGCAACTTTCACCAGGTGAACGTGCTGAAATAGTAGTGAACACATCAGATTTAAAAGATGGAACGAATCTCAAATTAATAGCCGGTGGAATGAACGTTTTAACCATGAAACTAGGCGAACGAACAGGTAACATCAAACATCTACCAAAAGTTTTGAAAAAAATGTCAGCGGTAAAAGCTCCCACAGGGAAAGTAAACAAAGAGAAATTAGTTCTCAGTGGAATGGGCAACATGGTCAACATCAACGGCAAGAAATTTGATCCAAGCAGAATAGACATTCACACAAAACAAGGTGAACAACAAGTCTGGACAATAGAAAACAAAAAACAAATGATGAACATGATCCATCCATTCCATCTACACGGAGTCCAATTTCGAATCCTAACCATAAACGGCAAAAAGCCACCAATAGCCCAGAGAGGCTATCTAGACACAATCACCCTAAATCCCGGAGACAAGTACCAAATAACCTTCAAATTCGAAAAAACAGGCATATACATGTATCACTGCCATAACCTTGAACATGAAGATGAGGGAATGATGGGACAAGTAAAAGTAATAAAGTAG
- a CDS encoding LacI family DNA-binding transcriptional regulator encodes MAATLKDIAEKAGVSTATVSRVLNRDSTLSVTKYTRDKIFLIANQLGYKKISRKNTPSFQKRLALVQWYSESKEQDDLYYMMIREGIEERSQQRHFDVVRVFNNDIDSIRNYINGIVAVGKFSDDQVAALSKLTNKLVFVDDDQFEAGFDSVITDFALGVRRVVNFFFDQKIRDIGLIYGEEKTTDKLRSIDDPRYLAFKDIMKRNNSFNEANCFKGQFTKQSGYTQMKHAIEELGANLPHAFFISNDPMATGALQALQEANIKVPDRVSIFSFNNSTLTNFVNPELSSVAVSTRMMGGTAVDLLIDQLENKDHVTGRIELDTKLVTRKSTLKNNVNLELD; translated from the coding sequence ATGGCCGCAACTTTAAAAGACATAGCTGAAAAAGCCGGGGTCTCAACGGCCACTGTTTCGCGTGTTTTAAATCGTGACAGCACTTTATCTGTCACAAAATATACTCGAGATAAGATTTTTCTAATTGCTAATCAACTAGGATATAAAAAAATCAGTCGTAAAAATACGCCAAGTTTTCAAAAAAGACTGGCCTTAGTTCAGTGGTACTCAGAATCTAAAGAACAAGATGATTTATATTATATGATGATTCGTGAAGGCATCGAAGAACGTAGCCAACAACGTCATTTCGATGTGGTTCGAGTGTTTAACAACGATATTGATAGCATTAGAAACTACATTAACGGAATTGTTGCTGTTGGAAAATTTAGTGACGACCAGGTTGCGGCTTTGTCGAAACTAACAAACAAATTGGTCTTCGTCGACGATGATCAGTTTGAAGCTGGGTTCGACAGTGTAATTACTGACTTCGCTTTAGGTGTTCGTCGCGTGGTCAATTTCTTCTTTGACCAAAAAATTCGTGACATTGGTCTAATTTACGGTGAAGAAAAAACCACTGACAAATTGCGTAGTATTGATGATCCCCGCTATCTAGCTTTTAAAGATATCATGAAACGCAATAATTCATTTAATGAAGCTAATTGTTTTAAGGGGCAATTCACGAAGCAATCAGGTTATACTCAAATGAAACATGCCATCGAAGAGCTGGGTGCTAATTTACCTCACGCATTTTTCATTTCAAATGACCCAATGGCAACTGGTGCTTTGCAGGCTCTGCAAGAAGCAAATATTAAAGTACCTGACCGAGTAAGTATTTTTAGTTTTAACAATTCAACTCTTACTAACTTTGTTAATCCTGAGCTCAGTTCAGTTGCCGTTTCTACTCGCATGATGGGTGGTACTGCAGTCGATCTATTAATTGATCAGTTGGAAAACAAGGATCATGTTACTGGTCGAATTGAACTTGATACTAAGCTAGTTACACGGAAAAGTACTTTGAAAAATAACGTTAATTTGGAATTGGATTAA